One segment of Pyrococcus sp. ST04 DNA contains the following:
- a CDS encoding TIGR00266 family protein: MEYKIEHRPSFSLLEINLRDGEAIQAEAGAMVYMDPTIKLETKARGGILGALKRSVLGGESFFVNIFRGPGRVGFAPGYPGDIVAMEVNGKLYAQSGAFIAASENIDIDVKFGGAKTFIGREGIFLLEMKGHGTVFLSSYGAIQKISLNNESLIVDTGHMVAFTEGINFTIKRVGGLKSTLFSGEGLVFEFSGTGDVYIQTRSLDGFLSWILPHLPKS; encoded by the coding sequence ATGGAGTATAAGATAGAACATAGACCAAGCTTTTCTTTACTTGAAATAAATCTCAGAGACGGGGAAGCCATCCAAGCCGAGGCTGGTGCAATGGTCTACATGGATCCTACAATTAAACTTGAAACTAAGGCCCGTGGAGGAATATTAGGAGCCCTAAAGAGATCCGTTCTCGGGGGAGAAAGCTTTTTTGTGAATATATTTAGAGGACCAGGAAGAGTTGGATTTGCTCCAGGATATCCGGGAGATATTGTAGCAATGGAAGTCAATGGAAAACTATACGCCCAAAGTGGAGCGTTCATAGCAGCTTCAGAGAACATTGATATTGATGTCAAATTTGGAGGTGCAAAGACGTTCATAGGTAGAGAAGGAATTTTTCTCTTGGAGATGAAAGGACATGGCACAGTTTTTCTTTCAAGCTATGGTGCAATTCAGAAGATAAGCCTTAACAATGAAAGCCTAATCGTTGATACTGGTCACATGGTAGCATTTACAGAAGGAATAAACTTCACAATAAAAAGAGTTGGAGGACTAAAGAGCACGCTATTTAGTGGGGAAGGACTCGTTTTTGAGTTTAGTGGAACTGGAGACGTATATATTCAAACTAGGAGCCTTGATGGATTCTTGAGCTGGATTTTACCTCACCTTCCAAAGTCCTAA
- the asnS gene encoding asparagine--tRNA ligase, whose protein sequence is MIEKTYCSEIKPELDGQRVRLAGWVYSNMRVGKKIFLWIRDSTGIVQTVIAKNVVGEEIFEKAKKLGRESSVIVEGIVKADERAPGGAEVHVEKLEVIQTVSEFPIPENPDQASPELLLDYRHLHIRSPKVSAIMKVKETLIMAAREWLLREGWHEVFPPILVTGAVEGGATLFKLKYFDKYAYLSQSAQLYLEAAIFGLEKVWSLTPSFRAEKSRTRRHLTEFWHLELEAAWMDLWDIMKVEEELVSYMVQRTLELRRKEIEMFRDDLTTLKNTEPPFPRISYDEAIEILQKKGVKIEWGDDMGADEERVLTEEFDRPFFVYGYPKHIKAFYMKEDPQDPRKVLAADMLAPEGYGEIIGGSEREDNYDKLVQRIIEEGMDPKDYEWYLDLRRYGSVPHSGFGLGVERLVAWVLKLDHIRWAALFPRTPARIYP, encoded by the coding sequence ATGATAGAGAAAACCTATTGCTCTGAGATAAAACCAGAGCTCGATGGACAAAGAGTAAGACTTGCCGGATGGGTCTACAGCAACATGAGGGTTGGAAAGAAAATATTCCTTTGGATAAGAGATTCAACTGGAATAGTCCAGACTGTAATAGCAAAAAACGTCGTCGGAGAGGAAATATTTGAAAAAGCAAAGAAACTTGGAAGAGAATCTAGTGTGATAGTTGAAGGAATCGTCAAAGCAGACGAGAGAGCTCCCGGAGGGGCAGAAGTTCACGTGGAAAAACTGGAAGTTATACAGACAGTAAGTGAATTTCCAATTCCCGAAAACCCCGATCAAGCTAGCCCCGAGCTTCTCTTAGATTATAGGCATCTACACATAAGGTCTCCAAAGGTTTCTGCAATAATGAAAGTTAAAGAGACCCTAATCATGGCCGCAAGAGAATGGCTACTCAGAGAGGGCTGGCACGAAGTATTCCCCCCAATCCTCGTAACTGGAGCAGTTGAGGGGGGAGCGACACTCTTCAAACTAAAATACTTCGACAAATACGCCTACCTAAGCCAATCCGCTCAACTCTACCTTGAAGCGGCGATATTTGGTCTTGAAAAGGTTTGGTCCCTAACCCCAAGTTTTAGAGCCGAAAAAAGCAGAACAAGAAGGCACTTAACAGAATTTTGGCACCTAGAACTTGAAGCGGCATGGATGGATCTCTGGGACATTATGAAAGTCGAGGAGGAGCTAGTGAGCTATATGGTTCAGAGAACGCTAGAATTAAGAAGAAAAGAAATCGAAATGTTTAGGGATGACTTGACAACTCTAAAGAACACTGAACCTCCATTTCCAAGAATTAGCTATGATGAAGCAATAGAAATACTGCAGAAAAAGGGTGTAAAGATAGAATGGGGAGACGACATGGGAGCTGATGAAGAGAGAGTTCTCACAGAAGAATTTGACAGACCTTTCTTCGTTTATGGATATCCAAAGCATATAAAAGCATTTTACATGAAAGAAGACCCACAAGATCCAAGAAAAGTTCTTGCAGCCGACATGCTGGCCCCAGAGGGATATGGAGAAATCATAGGTGGATCAGAGAGAGAGGATAACTATGATAAGCTAGTCCAAAGGATAATAGAAGAAGGGATGGATCCAAAAGATTATGAGTGGTATCTCGACTTGAGGAGATACGGAAGCGTTCCACACAGTGGATTCGGACTTGGTGTTGAGAGATTAGTTGCATGGGTCTTAAAGCTCGACCACATAAGATGGGCAGCACTCTTCCCAAGAACACCTGCCAGAATTTATCCATGA
- the purF gene encoding amidophosphoribosyltransferase, protein MREKCGIFGAYAPEAPKKAYYALIALQHRGQEGAGISFWKGFIKTVKGRGLVSEVFKEGSLNGADSLLAIGHVRYSTSGSLSEVQPIEIECCGYRLSIAHNGTLTNFLPVRRRYEEEGFKFRSSVDTELIGISFLRHYAELKDEFEAMREVFREVRGAYSVVMLFDGKLIVARDPVGFRPLSYGFNDGHYFASEDSALRMFGLEVRDVKPGEVFLVQDGEVQSRILEKAETRHCVFEYIYFARPDSVIDGISVYCARYRMGVELARESPAEGDVVIAVPDSGRTAALGFAHESGIPYMEGLIKNRYIGRTFIMPSGRGLKVKLKLSPVKEVVNGKRVVLVDDSIVRGTTMRRIVRMLRGAGAKEVHVRIASPPIRYPCYMGIDIPTRHELIAAWRSVEDIRREIGADSLAYLSIEGLKRAIGTDKLCMACLTGEYPKWAFEF, encoded by the coding sequence ATGAGAGAAAAATGCGGTATTTTTGGAGCTTATGCTCCTGAAGCACCTAAGAAGGCTTATTATGCTCTAATTGCTCTCCAACATAGGGGCCAGGAAGGTGCTGGAATAAGTTTCTGGAAAGGATTTATAAAAACTGTAAAAGGTCGTGGTCTTGTCTCTGAAGTTTTTAAGGAGGGTAGTCTTAATGGCGCCGATTCTCTCCTTGCGATCGGTCATGTTAGATATTCTACGTCTGGATCTTTGAGCGAAGTTCAGCCTATTGAAATTGAGTGCTGTGGATACAGGCTTTCGATAGCACATAATGGAACTTTAACGAATTTTCTTCCAGTAAGGAGGAGATATGAGGAGGAGGGATTTAAATTTAGGTCTTCAGTGGATACTGAGCTGATAGGAATTTCTTTCCTTAGGCATTATGCCGAACTTAAGGACGAGTTTGAGGCCATGAGAGAGGTATTTAGGGAGGTTAGGGGAGCGTATTCCGTGGTTATGCTTTTTGATGGGAAACTTATAGTTGCCCGTGACCCGGTTGGGTTTAGGCCTTTGAGCTATGGGTTTAATGATGGTCACTATTTTGCATCGGAAGATTCTGCTTTGAGAATGTTTGGATTAGAAGTCAGGGACGTTAAGCCCGGAGAAGTTTTCCTGGTTCAGGATGGAGAAGTCCAAAGCAGGATCCTTGAAAAGGCAGAAACGAGGCATTGTGTTTTTGAGTATATCTATTTTGCTAGACCTGACAGCGTTATAGATGGCATAAGTGTTTACTGTGCCCGCTATAGAATGGGGGTTGAACTTGCTAGAGAGAGCCCTGCTGAGGGGGATGTTGTGATAGCTGTTCCTGATTCTGGAAGAACAGCAGCATTGGGCTTTGCTCATGAGAGCGGGATTCCTTATATGGAGGGGCTCATAAAGAATCGCTACATTGGGAGAACGTTTATAATGCCTAGCGGTAGAGGTCTTAAGGTTAAGCTGAAGTTATCTCCCGTTAAGGAGGTTGTAAATGGGAAGAGAGTAGTTTTAGTTGATGATTCCATAGTCAGAGGTACTACAATGAGAAGGATAGTCAGAATGCTAAGGGGTGCTGGGGCGAAAGAGGTCCACGTTAGAATAGCTTCCCCTCCCATAAGGTATCCGTGCTATATGGGAATAGACATACCCACTAGACATGAACTCATTGCAGCATGGAGAAGCGTTGAGGATATAAGGAGAGAAATAGGAGCAGATTCATTGGCGTACCTAAGCATTGAGGGGCTTAAGAGGGCTATAGGTACAGATAAGCTTTGCATGGCATGTTTAACAGGTGAATATCCAAAATGGGCATTTGAATTTTGA
- the purC gene encoding phosphoribosylaminoimidazolesuccinocarboxamide synthase — protein sequence MDIYEGKAKKMIPIDEDKLIMEFKDDATAFDGTKKAKFKGKGWLNAQISARLFKLLEEHGIKTHFIGIAGDNRLIVEKLEMYPLEVVVRNVVAGSLKKRLPLPEGYELPEPIVELYYKNDELHDPMINYYHAKILGVKEEEIKEMEKIALKVNEILREFFAERGIILVDFKLEFGKNKRGEIILADEISPDTCRFWDAETKRSLDKDVFRFDKGDLIEAYKELYERLTGEKPQF from the coding sequence ATGGACATATATGAAGGGAAAGCAAAAAAGATGATACCCATTGATGAAGATAAGCTCATCATGGAATTCAAAGACGATGCAACGGCTTTTGATGGGACTAAAAAGGCAAAATTTAAGGGCAAAGGCTGGCTGAATGCTCAAATTTCTGCAAGATTATTCAAACTGCTTGAAGAACACGGCATAAAAACTCACTTCATTGGAATCGCTGGAGACAACAGACTGATAGTAGAAAAACTTGAAATGTACCCCCTCGAAGTTGTTGTAAGGAATGTAGTTGCAGGAAGCCTAAAGAAAAGACTTCCCCTCCCAGAGGGATATGAGCTTCCAGAGCCAATAGTTGAGCTTTACTACAAAAACGATGAACTCCACGATCCTATGATAAACTACTACCATGCAAAAATTCTAGGCGTGAAAGAGGAGGAAATTAAAGAGATGGAAAAAATAGCCCTAAAGGTTAATGAAATCCTGAGAGAATTCTTTGCAGAGAGAGGAATAATCTTAGTGGACTTCAAACTTGAATTCGGAAAGAACAAGAGAGGAGAGATAATTTTGGCAGATGAAATAAGCCCGGACACATGCAGATTCTGGGATGCAGAGACTAAGAGAAGCTTAGATAAAGATGTTTTCAGGTTCGATAAAGGGGACTTAATTGAAGCATACAAGGAGCTCTACGAAAGGCTTACTGGAGAGAAACCTCAATTCTAA